A part of Kitasatospora acidiphila genomic DNA contains:
- a CDS encoding aromatic ring-hydroxylating oxygenase subunit alpha has translation MPDNWPVDAAVQPDGHHRPGSSGSSADLRRVGINPDYWYPVATSRRVRKGRTFATAFAGERIALYRGESGTVHALEDRCAHRQVPLSMGVVEGDTLRCCYHAWQYRGDGRLSQIPYLSKETERPPKGVRAYPVREAHGLVFVFPGDPEKAATVPFPAFPELDPAKHRTMMFSRLVRCHYSFMHENLLDMNHQFLHRGILGKIHPELLERRKSARSVQARYLFTHAGGKKDRGAGFLASEGIGGKDSADLMTIRTEYPYQTLELLPENAELPSFSLWAAYVPKDAEQRTSNTFGLLTIAKPSIPGALHLAWPLIRRFTERVFAQDRTAVEAEQRAWEEQGEDWNHEVFPLILEVRDLLRANGVPLRPVVRCGESAVPCAVAAPQAERHPDGPALP, from the coding sequence ATGCCTGACAACTGGCCGGTGGACGCGGCGGTGCAGCCCGACGGCCACCACCGCCCCGGCAGTTCCGGGAGCTCCGCCGACCTCAGGCGCGTCGGCATCAACCCCGACTACTGGTACCCGGTGGCCACTTCCCGCAGGGTGCGGAAAGGCAGGACGTTCGCCACCGCGTTCGCCGGGGAGCGGATCGCCCTGTACCGCGGCGAGAGCGGGACCGTCCACGCCCTGGAGGACCGCTGCGCCCACCGCCAAGTCCCGCTGAGCATGGGCGTGGTGGAGGGCGACACGCTCCGCTGCTGCTACCACGCCTGGCAGTACCGGGGCGACGGCCGCCTCTCGCAGATCCCGTACCTCTCCAAGGAGACCGAGCGGCCGCCGAAAGGCGTTCGCGCCTACCCCGTCCGCGAGGCGCACGGCCTGGTGTTCGTCTTCCCGGGGGACCCGGAGAAGGCGGCCACCGTGCCGTTTCCCGCATTCCCCGAGCTCGATCCCGCCAAGCACCGGACCATGATGTTCTCGCGGCTGGTGCGCTGCCACTACTCGTTCATGCACGAGAACCTACTCGACATGAACCACCAGTTCCTGCACCGCGGCATCCTCGGCAAGATCCACCCGGAGCTGCTGGAACGCCGCAAGAGCGCGCGGTCGGTTCAGGCCCGGTACCTCTTCACCCATGCCGGCGGGAAGAAGGACCGCGGAGCCGGGTTCCTCGCCAGCGAGGGCATCGGCGGCAAGGACTCGGCGGACCTCATGACGATCCGAACCGAATACCCCTACCAGACCCTCGAACTCCTCCCGGAGAACGCCGAACTGCCCTCGTTCTCGCTCTGGGCGGCCTATGTGCCGAAGGACGCCGAACAGCGCACCAGCAACACCTTCGGCCTGCTCACGATCGCGAAGCCGTCGATCCCGGGGGCGCTCCACCTCGCCTGGCCGCTCATCCGGCGCTTCACCGAGCGGGTGTTCGCCCAGGACCGGACGGCGGTCGAGGCCGAACAGCGGGCCTGGGAGGAGCAGGGCGAGGACTGGAACCACGAGGTCTTCCCGCTGATCCTCGAAGTCCGGGATCTCCTGCGCGCCAACGGAGTTCCGCTTCGGCCGGTCGTGCGGTGCGGCGAGTCCGCGGTGCCGTGCGCCGTCGCCGCACCGCAGGCCGAGCGCCACCCGGACGGCCCGGCCCTGCCGTAG
- a CDS encoding MarR family winged helix-turn-helix transcriptional regulator has protein sequence MSRGEAPDPPDDGTLRTPERLRRRASRLLSQLTVRSDRLITDGLAEADSRKWHYAVLTSLQEYGPGSQAELSRRSGIYRSDMVGVLNELAERDLVERAPDPDDRRRNVITISTEGRRRLRRLDKVLDDLHDELLAPLSPAERDQFVQLLTRLLDHHTRNS, from the coding sequence ATGAGCAGAGGCGAAGCCCCGGACCCGCCCGACGACGGCACGCTCCGGACACCCGAGAGGCTGCGCCGGCGGGCGAGCCGACTGCTGTCCCAACTGACCGTGCGGTCGGACCGGTTGATCACCGACGGACTGGCCGAGGCCGACAGCCGCAAGTGGCACTACGCCGTGCTCACCTCACTGCAGGAGTACGGGCCGGGCAGCCAGGCGGAGTTGAGCAGGCGCTCCGGCATCTACCGCAGCGACATGGTCGGTGTGCTCAACGAACTGGCCGAGCGTGACCTCGTCGAGCGGGCGCCCGACCCCGACGACCGGCGCCGCAACGTCATCACGATCTCCACCGAGGGCCGCCGCCGGCTGCGCCGCCTCGACAAGGTCCTGGACGACCTGCACGACGAACTGCTCGCGCCGCTGAGCCCGGCCGAACGCGACCAGTTCGTGCAGCTGCTCACCCGCCTGCTGGACCACCACACCCGGAACTCCTGA
- a CDS encoding dienelactone hydrolase family protein yields the protein MPIKNVRIPTTDGTADGFAAFPDGGGRHPGVLLYPDAFGVRPVLEEMARELAGHGYYVLVPNLYYRHGPAPVIELPAYIGEEERPAVFAQLMPLIQAHATERVLRDADAYLRFLTGQPEVSAGPVAAIGYCMGAMLALRTAAAHPDQVAAVAGFHPAFLVTDAPDSPHRVFPELSAQVHLGLAEGDMTPESTSKLNQALDAAGVDHSCEIYPDTIHGFTMSDTSAFNPAGLQHHWDRLLPLLGRTLADS from the coding sequence TTGCCGATCAAGAACGTGCGGATTCCCACCACGGACGGCACGGCCGACGGCTTCGCCGCTTTCCCCGACGGTGGCGGGCGGCACCCGGGGGTGCTGCTGTACCCGGACGCCTTCGGCGTGCGGCCCGTGCTGGAGGAGATGGCCCGCGAGCTGGCCGGACACGGCTACTACGTGCTGGTCCCCAACCTCTACTACCGGCACGGCCCGGCACCGGTGATCGAACTCCCGGCGTACATCGGGGAAGAGGAGCGGCCTGCGGTCTTCGCCCAGCTGATGCCCTTGATCCAGGCTCACGCCACCGAACGTGTCCTGCGCGACGCCGACGCCTACCTCCGGTTCCTCACCGGCCAGCCCGAGGTCAGCGCCGGACCGGTCGCCGCGATCGGCTACTGCATGGGTGCCATGCTGGCGCTGCGCACCGCGGCCGCCCACCCGGACCAGGTTGCCGCCGTCGCCGGATTCCACCCCGCTTTCCTGGTCACCGACGCGCCCGACAGCCCGCACCGCGTCTTCCCCGAGCTCAGCGCCCAGGTCCATCTCGGCCTGGCCGAAGGCGACATGACGCCCGAGTCCACCAGCAAGCTCAACCAGGCCCTGGACGCCGCTGGTGTCGACCACAGCTGCGAGATCTACCCCGACACCATCCACGGCTTCACCATGTCCGACACCTCGGCCTTCAACCCCGCCGGACTGCAGCACCATTGGGACCGCCTGCTCCCGCTCCTCGGCCGCACCCTGGCCGACAGCTGA
- a CDS encoding amino acid ABC transporter ATP-binding protein: MSSDVMVDIRGVHKSFGRLEVLRGVDLQVAAGSVTVVLGPSGSGKSTLLRAVNHLEKLDRGHVSIDGELIGYRYSGGRLHERPEREVLRQRTHIGFVFQNFNLFPHLTVLENLVEAPVSALKRPRAEARAAALDLLDRVGLAGKADAYPRQLSGGQQQRVAIARALALKPKVLLFDEPTSALDPELVGEVLDVIRDLARSGTTMIVVTHEIGFAREVADTVVFMDGGVVVEQGPPGAVLDHPEHERTRAFLAKVL; encoded by the coding sequence ATGAGCAGTGACGTGATGGTCGACATCCGGGGCGTCCACAAGAGCTTCGGCCGGCTGGAGGTGCTGCGCGGCGTCGACCTCCAGGTCGCGGCCGGCTCGGTCACGGTCGTCCTGGGCCCGTCCGGTTCCGGCAAGTCCACCCTGCTCCGGGCGGTCAACCACCTGGAGAAGCTCGACCGGGGCCATGTCTCCATCGACGGCGAACTCATCGGGTACCGGTACTCGGGCGGGCGACTGCACGAGCGCCCCGAGCGTGAAGTCCTGCGCCAGCGCACCCACATCGGGTTCGTCTTCCAGAACTTCAACCTGTTCCCGCACCTGACCGTCCTGGAGAACCTCGTCGAAGCACCCGTCAGTGCCTTGAAGCGTCCCAGGGCCGAGGCGCGCGCCGCCGCCCTCGATCTGCTTGACCGGGTCGGCCTGGCCGGCAAGGCCGACGCGTACCCCCGGCAGCTGTCCGGCGGCCAGCAGCAGCGCGTGGCCATCGCCCGGGCGCTCGCACTCAAGCCCAAGGTGCTGCTCTTCGACGAGCCCACCTCGGCGCTCGACCCCGAGCTGGTCGGCGAGGTGCTCGACGTGATCAGGGACCTGGCCCGGAGCGGCACCACCATGATCGTCGTCACCCATGAGATCGGGTTCGCCCGCGAGGTGGCGGACACCGTGGTCTTCATGGACGGCGGCGTGGTGGTCGAACAGGGCCCGCCCGGCGCGGTGCTGGACCACCCCGAGCATGAGCGCACCCGTGCCTTCCTCGCCAAGGTCCTCTGA
- a CDS encoding ABC transporter substrate-binding protein produces the protein MTRAVLAAAAVAAAAVLLAGCASNATAPAGTSSQDVVTGEQQVDAIAALLPAQVRGAGSVKVGSSFGYPPSAFYSDPATKQPAGVDIDITDAVAKVLGIRVERQEAAFESILPALGSGKFDVGTGNFGVTSARLKSIDFVTYIDDGQGFAVRKDNTAVQPVTDLTQLCGLTIGTGAGTTFESTLNAKKDVCTGAGKKPFEVKVYSDTAAILSSLQQGRVDVVMSTINGLRYQAAQPAAGTRFLSEFHRLDVGFAFKKGSPLTPAFQAAVNQLIKDGTYDRILRKWAVTGSAIEESRISPPEHP, from the coding sequence ATGACCAGAGCCGTACTCGCCGCCGCCGCGGTGGCCGCCGCTGCCGTGCTGCTGGCCGGCTGCGCCTCCAACGCCACTGCGCCGGCCGGCACTTCGAGCCAGGACGTGGTCACGGGTGAGCAGCAGGTGGACGCCATCGCGGCGCTGCTGCCCGCGCAGGTGCGCGGGGCCGGGAGCGTCAAGGTCGGCAGTTCCTTCGGCTACCCGCCGTCCGCGTTCTACTCGGACCCGGCGACGAAGCAGCCGGCCGGCGTCGACATCGACATCACCGATGCCGTCGCCAAGGTCCTCGGCATCCGCGTCGAGCGCCAGGAGGCGGCCTTCGAGAGCATCCTGCCGGCGCTCGGCAGCGGCAAGTTCGACGTCGGCACCGGCAACTTCGGTGTCACCAGCGCCCGTTTGAAGAGCATCGACTTCGTCACCTACATCGACGACGGCCAGGGCTTCGCGGTGCGCAAGGACAACACCGCCGTCCAGCCCGTCACCGACCTGACCCAGCTCTGCGGGCTGACCATCGGCACCGGTGCGGGCACCACCTTCGAGAGCACCCTGAACGCCAAGAAGGACGTCTGCACGGGCGCCGGCAAGAAGCCCTTCGAGGTGAAGGTCTACTCCGACACCGCCGCCATCCTCAGCAGCCTGCAGCAGGGCCGGGTGGACGTCGTCATGTCGACCATCAACGGCCTGCGCTACCAGGCCGCCCAACCCGCCGCCGGTACCAGGTTCCTGAGCGAGTTCCACCGGCTCGACGTCGGCTTCGCCTTCAAGAAGGGCTCGCCGCTCACCCCCGCCTTCCAGGCCGCCGTCAACCAGCTGATCAAGGACGGCACCTACGACCGGATCCTGCGGAAGTGGGCCGTCACCGGCTCCGCCATCGAGGAGTCCCGGATCAGCCCACCCGAGCACCCCTGA
- a CDS encoding LLM class flavin-dependent oxidoreductase — translation MPVEFLGIAATADGSETTARTTAAFDRDYTLRLARAHEDNGWDRVLFAYGAGSPDPAPAAAYLAGRLERLQILLAHRPNVSYPTFAAKTFATLDQISGGRLTVHFITGGNDHEQQREGDFLTKDQRYDRTREYIRIVKKIWTSREPFDHDGEYYRFQDFVSDVFPVQQPRPNVSFGGSSPAAYAAGGAEADIYCLWGEPLDRTAEQIEAVKAAGRAAGRTDVPRIQVAFRPIIAPTEELAWEKAYRTVDAINARKANGDQLVRRRYQPAADGSYRPENTGSQRLLEIAKAGERYDRALWTPTAAATGGAGNSNALVGTPETVAQALLDYYDLGVDILSARGYDLLNDAIDFGRYVIPIVREEVARRDAAKAARAEQDRHQLIAFQA, via the coding sequence ATGCCTGTCGAGTTCCTGGGAATCGCCGCCACCGCCGACGGCTCGGAGACCACCGCCCGCACCACCGCCGCCTTCGACCGCGACTACACCCTGCGGCTGGCCCGCGCCCACGAGGACAACGGCTGGGACCGCGTCCTGTTCGCCTACGGCGCCGGCTCTCCGGACCCCGCCCCGGCGGCCGCGTACCTCGCCGGCAGGCTGGAGCGGCTGCAGATCCTGCTCGCGCACCGGCCCAACGTCTCCTACCCCACCTTCGCCGCCAAGACCTTCGCCACTCTCGACCAGATCAGCGGCGGTCGCCTGACCGTGCACTTCATCACCGGCGGCAATGACCACGAGCAGCAGCGCGAGGGCGACTTCCTGACGAAGGACCAGCGCTACGACCGGACCCGCGAGTACATCCGGATCGTCAAGAAGATCTGGACCAGCAGGGAGCCGTTCGACCACGATGGCGAGTACTACCGCTTCCAGGACTTCGTCTCCGACGTCTTCCCGGTCCAGCAGCCCCGGCCGAACGTCTCGTTCGGCGGCTCCTCCCCCGCCGCCTATGCGGCCGGCGGCGCCGAGGCGGACATCTACTGCCTGTGGGGGGAGCCGCTGGATCGCACAGCCGAGCAGATCGAGGCCGTGAAGGCGGCGGGGCGCGCGGCGGGTCGGACGGACGTTCCGCGCATCCAGGTGGCCTTCCGCCCGATCATCGCGCCGACCGAGGAGCTGGCGTGGGAGAAGGCCTACCGGACCGTCGACGCCATCAACGCCCGCAAGGCGAACGGCGATCAGCTGGTCCGCCGCCGGTACCAGCCTGCGGCCGACGGCAGCTACCGGCCGGAGAACACCGGCTCGCAGCGCCTGTTGGAGATCGCGAAGGCGGGCGAGCGCTACGACCGCGCCCTGTGGACACCGACCGCGGCCGCCACCGGGGGTGCGGGCAACTCCAACGCCCTGGTCGGCACTCCCGAGACGGTCGCCCAGGCGCTGCTGGACTACTACGACTTGGGCGTCGACATCCTCTCCGCGCGCGGCTACGACCTGCTGAACGACGCGATCGACTTCGGCCGGTACGTCATCCCGATCGTCCGCGAGGAGGTCGCCAGGCGGGACGCGGCGAAGGCGGCCCGCGCCGAGCAGGACCGCCACCAGCTGATCGCGTTCCAGGCATGA
- a CDS encoding amino acid ABC transporter permease, translating into MAMPQDILPATNAAPAEPAPDPAAAIVVRRRPGRLLAGALVALLVLAVLDSLVRNAAFQWAVVGHYFTSAAILDGLLLTLWLTAVTLALGFLLGTGLAVLRMSDNPVLRRVSWAYIWVFRSTPPLVQLLFFFNIGALYPTLSLRIPFGGPELAHVRTVNLLGPTVTAVVGLTLLEAAFAAEVVRGGILSVERGQLEAAQSLGLGRLRVLRRIVLPQAMRSIVPAAGNMLIGALKGTSIVSVLAVHDLLYSVQLVYNQTYQIIPLLTVATLWYLAVTSVLAVGQHYLERYYARGHRPGGAA; encoded by the coding sequence ATGGCCATGCCGCAGGACATCCTGCCCGCCACCAACGCCGCACCGGCCGAACCGGCCCCCGACCCCGCCGCCGCGATCGTCGTGCGCCGACGCCCCGGCCGGCTCCTCGCGGGTGCGCTCGTAGCGCTGCTCGTGCTGGCGGTACTGGACTCGCTGGTCCGCAACGCCGCCTTCCAATGGGCCGTGGTCGGCCACTACTTCACCTCCGCCGCGATCCTGGACGGCCTGCTGCTCACGCTCTGGCTGACCGCCGTGACGCTGGCCCTGGGCTTCCTCCTCGGCACCGGCCTGGCGGTGCTCCGGATGTCCGACAACCCAGTGCTGCGGCGGGTGAGTTGGGCCTACATCTGGGTCTTCCGCTCGACACCGCCGCTGGTGCAGCTGCTGTTCTTCTTCAACATCGGCGCGCTCTATCCGACGCTGAGCCTGCGCATCCCGTTCGGCGGGCCGGAGTTGGCCCACGTCAGGACGGTCAACCTGCTCGGTCCGACGGTGACCGCCGTGGTCGGACTCACACTGCTGGAGGCCGCGTTCGCCGCCGAGGTGGTGCGCGGCGGGATCCTGTCGGTGGAGCGCGGGCAACTGGAGGCCGCTCAGTCGCTGGGGCTCGGTCGGCTGCGCGTGCTGCGCCGGATCGTCCTGCCGCAGGCGATGCGCTCGATCGTGCCCGCGGCCGGCAACATGCTGATCGGCGCACTCAAGGGAACCAGCATCGTGAGCGTGCTGGCGGTGCACGACCTGCTCTACTCCGTCCAGTTGGTCTACAACCAGACCTACCAGATCATCCCGCTGCTGACGGTCGCGACCCTCTGGTACCTCGCGGTCACCAGTGTGCTCGCCGTCGGCCAGCACTACCTGGAGCGGTACTACGCCCGCGGCCACCGGCCGGGCGGTGCGGCATGA
- the ssuE gene encoding NADPH-dependent FMN reductase, which yields MTSVLAISGSPSVDSRTALVTGHLVNQLAARGIAARQLAVRELPATELLAGRSDSPAIRAAADALATAEGVIVATPVYKASYTGLLKSFLDLLPQSGLAGKAVLPVATGGSLAHLLAIDYALRPVLSALGARHVVAGCFLLDKDVERLAGGAARIRPEAELRLLDALDGFVDALTIRTGLTRAR from the coding sequence ATGACCTCTGTCCTCGCCATATCCGGAAGCCCGTCCGTCGATTCCCGTACCGCTCTGGTCACCGGACACCTGGTGAACCAGCTCGCCGCGAGAGGCATCGCGGCACGGCAGCTCGCTGTGCGCGAGCTGCCCGCAACCGAGTTGCTCGCGGGGCGGTCGGACAGTCCGGCCATCCGTGCCGCGGCGGACGCGCTCGCCACGGCCGAGGGGGTCATCGTCGCCACACCCGTCTACAAGGCGTCCTACACGGGCCTGCTCAAGTCCTTCCTCGACCTGCTGCCGCAGTCGGGTCTGGCCGGGAAGGCCGTGCTGCCGGTGGCCACCGGCGGGAGCCTCGCCCATCTGCTGGCGATCGACTACGCCCTGCGGCCGGTGCTGTCGGCCCTGGGTGCGCGGCATGTGGTCGCCGGTTGCTTCCTGCTCGACAAGGACGTCGAGCGGCTGGCCGGCGGTGCGGCCCGGATCCGCCCCGAGGCCGAACTCCGGCTGCTGGACGCCCTCGACGGCTTCGTCGACGCGCTCACCATCAGGACCGGTCTGACCCGCGCCCGCTGA
- a CDS encoding AfsR/SARP family transcriptional regulator, which translates to MQYGILGLFEVRFDGASVEVPRPRQRAGLALLLANTNRPVSIDRMVDALWGEAPPQTARAQVHKVVSARRQVLPPAGSRLPTFEPAGYRLAVDEADLDATAFAAALARPLPRALESVHLIE; encoded by the coding sequence GTGCAGTACGGGATTCTGGGGTTGTTCGAGGTCCGGTTCGACGGCGCTTCGGTGGAGGTCCCCAGACCTCGCCAACGCGCCGGGCTGGCTCTGCTACTGGCCAACACCAACCGTCCGGTGAGCATCGACCGGATGGTGGACGCGCTGTGGGGTGAGGCCCCGCCGCAGACCGCCCGCGCCCAAGTGCACAAGGTGGTCTCCGCCCGCCGGCAGGTGCTCCCGCCGGCGGGCTCGCGCCTGCCCACCTTCGAACCGGCGGGCTACCGGCTCGCGGTCGACGAGGCGGACCTGGACGCGACGGCGTTCGCCGCGGCACTGGCCCGGCCGCTGCCGCGGGCCCTGGAGTCCGTCCACCTGATCGAGTAG
- a CDS encoding DUF427 domain-containing protein yields the protein MDDQLKLPPVTMPVNHVEPVPRRVRAVLGGETVFDTAQARYVWEKPYFPQFYIPLADVRAELLVPDEEAGSDESSRGTAQWFGLRVGEVLRPRAARVMGESPVPGLSGTVRFTWAALDAWYEEDEQVFVHPRNPYVRVDALRSTRTVRVERNGVVLAESSSPVLVFETLLPTRYYLNRTDVDFSRLEPSDTVTRCPYKGTTSGYWSARIGDRLHPDLAWCYDFPTREVQPIAGLIAFYNERVDLFVDGKQLERPKYPS from the coding sequence ATGGACGATCAGCTGAAGCTGCCGCCGGTGACCATGCCGGTCAACCATGTGGAGCCGGTGCCCCGGCGGGTCCGCGCGGTACTGGGTGGCGAGACGGTCTTCGACACCGCGCAGGCGCGCTACGTCTGGGAGAAGCCGTACTTTCCGCAGTTCTACATCCCGTTGGCCGATGTGCGGGCGGAACTGCTGGTGCCGGACGAGGAGGCCGGCTCGGATGAGAGTTCGCGCGGGACGGCGCAGTGGTTCGGGCTGCGGGTGGGTGAGGTGCTGCGGCCGCGGGCCGCGCGGGTGATGGGCGAGTCGCCGGTCCCGGGGCTCAGTGGCACCGTGCGGTTCACCTGGGCCGCGCTGGACGCCTGGTACGAGGAGGACGAGCAGGTCTTCGTGCACCCGCGCAACCCGTATGTGCGAGTGGACGCGTTGCGTTCCACCCGGACCGTACGGGTGGAGCGCAACGGAGTGGTGCTGGCCGAGTCCTCGTCGCCGGTGCTGGTCTTCGAGACCCTGCTTCCGACCCGGTACTACCTCAATCGCACCGATGTCGACTTCAGCAGACTGGAGCCCAGCGACACCGTCACCCGCTGCCCCTACAAGGGCACCACCAGCGGCTACTGGTCCGCCAGGATCGGCGACCGCCTGCACCCCGACCTCGCCTGGTGCTACGACTTCCCCACCCGCGAGGTACAGCCGATCGCCGGCCTGATCGCCTTCTACAACGAGCGCGTCGACCTGTTCGTCGACGGCAAACAGCTCGAGCGCCCCAAGTACCCTTCATAG
- a CDS encoding cytochrome P450 family protein produces the protein MRPTFPLTTPHHLDNEPEAEALLAQAPVVLATMGTADVWLALSYKAVRQVLSDSRFSREAATLPGSPLKLSVAADPLLVTSLDGERHARLRKLMSQAFSPRMVDQLEPRVQSIVDSLLDSLDPTADLVAGLCAPLPLMVICELLGVPYSEAEAIRRWTRRLFVTDITSDELRAAQSEMQDWLADLVRQKRAQPDNGLISAMVAANDEGDHLTEPELLANLEGLLIAGHETTVNQLGNSLLTLLRHPDQLALLRSSPDLIGPAVDELLRYSRLFTSAEVRVTTDPVDLEGVELGAGEPVLPVIVAANRDPGVYPDPGRFDITREGPAAHLAFGHGPHFCLGAILARREMRVAIGSVVNRYPGLRLAVDESELTYVPELVFRGLQALPVTW, from the coding sequence ATGCGACCCACGTTCCCCCTCACCACACCACACCACCTCGACAACGAGCCCGAAGCCGAGGCTCTGCTCGCGCAGGCTCCGGTCGTCCTCGCGACGATGGGTACGGCAGACGTCTGGCTCGCCCTTTCCTACAAGGCGGTGCGCCAGGTTCTGAGCGACAGCCGGTTCAGCCGGGAGGCGGCCACACTTCCGGGCAGCCCGCTGAAACTGTCCGTCGCCGCCGACCCGTTACTGGTCACCAGCCTGGACGGCGAGCGCCACGCCCGCCTGCGCAAGCTGATGTCGCAGGCGTTCAGCCCACGCATGGTCGATCAGCTCGAGCCACGCGTGCAGTCCATCGTGGACTCCTTGCTCGACTCCCTCGATCCAACCGCGGATCTTGTGGCAGGTCTCTGCGCTCCACTGCCGTTGATGGTCATCTGCGAGCTGCTCGGCGTGCCCTACTCCGAGGCGGAGGCCATCCGTAGGTGGACCAGGCGGCTGTTCGTCACGGACATCACTTCGGACGAACTGCGGGCCGCACAGAGCGAGATGCAGGACTGGCTCGCCGATCTGGTGCGTCAGAAGCGGGCGCAGCCGGACAACGGGTTGATCTCGGCGATGGTCGCCGCCAACGACGAGGGCGACCACCTCACCGAACCCGAGCTGCTGGCCAACCTCGAGGGCCTGCTGATCGCCGGCCACGAGACGACCGTCAACCAGCTGGGCAACTCGTTGCTGACCCTGCTGCGCCACCCGGACCAACTCGCGCTGCTGCGGTCGTCACCGGACCTGATCGGACCGGCGGTCGACGAACTACTGCGCTACAGCAGGCTTTTCACCTCGGCCGAGGTCCGGGTCACGACCGATCCCGTCGATCTGGAGGGCGTCGAACTGGGGGCGGGCGAACCGGTGTTGCCGGTCATCGTCGCGGCCAACCGCGACCCCGGTGTGTACCCGGATCCCGGCCGGTTCGACATCACGCGCGAAGGACCGGCAGCGCACCTCGCCTTCGGGCACGGACCGCACTTCTGCCTCGGCGCGATATTGGCCCGCCGGGAGATGCGGGTGGCGATCGGGTCCGTGGTGAATCGGTATCCGGGACTGCGCCTCGCCGTTGACGAGTCCGAGCTCACCTACGTGCCGGAACTGGTCTTCCGCGGCCTGCAGGCGTTGCCGGTCACTTGGTGA